One genomic window of Psychrobacter cibarius includes the following:
- the pilV gene encoding type IV pilus modification protein PilV, which translates to MKKFGQQHGVGLVEVLVAVLLLSVAVLGFSALQVRAVSATDESLVRTKSLTLVRNLAEIMRAYPEAYVTGGGAAFVSVTPDTALAIPTIQAIISSTATDNIKVDTKTISRNGANNCLSNGTTTNADSKKIPNKLCNISQLATRDALMVKQLAKDEGVELAVVTCPGTTKQAIQQQMCIVTAWNGTKALLDDTDVKACAGANGVYKTGSQCLISEAY; encoded by the coding sequence ATGAAAAAATTTGGTCAACAGCATGGTGTAGGTCTGGTTGAAGTTTTAGTCGCTGTATTACTCTTGTCTGTTGCTGTCTTAGGTTTTAGTGCATTACAAGTGCGAGCGGTCAGCGCCACTGATGAGAGTCTTGTCCGTACTAAATCACTGACGCTCGTTCGAAATTTGGCTGAGATTATGCGTGCTTATCCTGAGGCTTATGTCACAGGCGGCGGCGCTGCTTTCGTCAGTGTTACACCTGACACCGCGCTTGCTATACCTACTATCCAAGCGATTATCAGCAGCACTGCAACTGACAATATTAAGGTTGATACAAAAACCATAAGCCGTAATGGTGCTAACAACTGCTTATCAAATGGCACAACGACTAATGCTGATAGTAAAAAAATTCCAAATAAACTATGTAACATCAGCCAATTGGCAACTCGTGACGCATTGATGGTCAAACAGTTAGCAAAAGATGAAGGTGTGGAGCTTGCCGTGGTTACTTGTCCAGGGACGACCAAACAAGCTATTCAGCAGCAAATGTGTATTGTCACTGCATGGAACGGTACCAAAGCACTATTAGATGATACAGACGTTAAAGCCTGTGCTGGTGCTAATGGTGTTTATAAAACAGGCAGTCAGTGCCTAATATCGGAGGCGTATTAA
- a CDS encoding prepilin-type N-terminal cleavage/methylation domain-containing protein, with the protein MNASTNNLPLTLRTTNSGFTLIELMVTIAVLAIIVGIAAPSISNQLANQRVKSTTATLVNALKEAKVESVIRRQEVELSYDNNGSNTGKIELEDDDSTFANYGYDAKSTINSDNNNIEFKPNKTADAMTFTICDDNKSISPRQILVSAIGVITIQSGGTCS; encoded by the coding sequence GTGAACGCATCTACAAATAATCTACCACTTACGCTACGAACAACCAACTCAGGATTTACCCTGATTGAACTGATGGTAACGATTGCAGTATTGGCTATTATTGTCGGTATTGCTGCGCCTAGTATCAGTAATCAGTTGGCTAATCAAAGAGTGAAGTCAACGACTGCGACGCTCGTTAATGCACTAAAAGAAGCTAAGGTAGAGAGTGTGATTCGGCGACAGGAAGTTGAGTTATCTTATGATAATAACGGTAGTAATACAGGTAAAATAGAACTTGAAGATGACGATTCAACGTTTGCTAATTACGGTTATGACGCCAAAAGTACTATTAATTCTGATAATAATAATATCGAATTTAAGCCAAATAAAACGGCAGATGCAATGACGTTTACGATTTGTGATGATAATAAAAGCATTAGTCCGCGTCAAATTTTAGTTAGTGCCATCGGGGTTATCACCATTCAGTCAGGGGGAACATGCTCATGA
- a CDS encoding protein-disulfide reductase DsbD family protein: MSIKTIEKKPSLTVHRSSKKSYLLAFAVSSSSLFTGLAAMPMMTHAAGLGDLFSSDKSAAQTKFLPVDKAFQVSDSSKATNNGTRLAINFDITPEHYVYKDQIKLTLPAGVTAAPFTFSQKPVSIDDPTFGKVLVFDQANMVATTTLSSSSGKSVNDAAVVIGWQGCAKAGLCYPPEKIKTTIDIAAATPQIPGNSASTSTQEAANNNSLTGNDNTAESSATVADSLAAEQALTDDGVIDYALLDDEALDGELGATNTISGADEQGVDGTATSEVPATTNNTVAGNNATDSDPFGLASHPWLALVLLFLAGLGLALTPCVLPMLPIVANIVAREENPTVKRGVILTTSYAIGVATAYGILGAVIAVFGESLGIIGWLQNPIILIGFAIIFVLLALYMLGVFSIRLPRFISNKMQGLSQAGDSKLGSTGGSLIAGFLSALVVSPCVSAPLFGALLAVSTIGSPLLGFAALFMLGFGLSAPLILIGATQGKIMPKAGAWMNWVKQGFALLLFAVALLLIERVFISPVMLMVWALWFMVVAMWAWSWLGKGRMLTQALGLIAGIWATCLVIGAALGNDDSLHPLASLSAAPMMQTTGQPAMSNTTDKTVTTLPELDAIIAANPKVLVDVTAEWCIECRIMDKNLFHNRPAQMQDWQLVRLDITETTDDSKAILARYKLFGPPALLYYQDGQLTNQQVGEIDRPEFEQTLTMLNN, translated from the coding sequence ATGTCCATCAAGACAATAGAAAAAAAACCATCGCTAACGGTACATCGCTCGTCCAAAAAATCTTATCTACTAGCATTTGCGGTCTCTAGTAGCTCGTTGTTTACAGGACTGGCTGCGATGCCCATGATGACTCATGCGGCAGGGCTGGGTGATTTATTTAGCAGTGATAAAAGTGCGGCACAGACGAAGTTTTTACCAGTCGACAAAGCCTTCCAAGTCAGCGATAGCAGTAAAGCTACCAATAATGGCACGCGCTTAGCCATTAATTTTGACATTACGCCTGAGCATTATGTTTATAAAGACCAAATCAAACTGACGTTGCCAGCTGGCGTGACCGCCGCGCCTTTTACCTTTAGTCAAAAGCCAGTTTCAATCGATGATCCGACATTCGGAAAAGTACTGGTGTTTGACCAAGCGAATATGGTGGCTACGACGACCTTGAGCAGTAGTAGTGGTAAAAGCGTCAACGATGCCGCCGTGGTGATTGGTTGGCAAGGTTGTGCCAAAGCAGGGTTATGCTATCCACCCGAAAAAATTAAAACGACAATTGATATCGCTGCTGCAACGCCACAAATTCCAGGAAATAGCGCCAGTACTTCTACTCAAGAAGCTGCTAACAACAACAGTCTGACAGGTAATGACAATACCGCCGAGTCAAGTGCAACGGTTGCCGATAGTCTTGCAGCAGAGCAAGCGCTGACTGATGATGGGGTGATTGATTATGCCTTGTTGGATGATGAGGCTTTAGATGGAGAGCTTGGCGCTACCAATACGATTTCTGGCGCAGATGAACAAGGCGTCGATGGCACTGCGACAAGTGAAGTGCCTGCGACAACCAACAATACTGTTGCTGGAAATAATGCCACTGATAGCGATCCTTTTGGTTTGGCTTCTCATCCTTGGTTGGCATTGGTATTATTGTTTTTAGCAGGGCTGGGTTTGGCATTGACACCATGCGTACTACCAATGTTGCCAATCGTTGCCAATATCGTTGCCCGTGAGGAAAATCCAACGGTGAAACGCGGTGTTATTCTGACCACCAGTTACGCTATTGGCGTGGCAACGGCTTATGGTATTTTGGGCGCAGTCATCGCCGTGTTTGGTGAATCATTAGGCATTATCGGCTGGCTACAAAACCCCATTATCCTGATTGGTTTTGCGATTATATTTGTCCTACTTGCACTATATATGCTGGGTGTGTTTAGTATCCGCTTACCGAGATTTATTAGTAATAAAATGCAAGGCTTGAGTCAAGCAGGGGATAGCAAGCTGGGCAGTACGGGCGGTAGTTTAATCGCGGGTTTCTTATCTGCGCTCGTAGTATCGCCTTGTGTTTCTGCGCCATTGTTTGGGGCACTGCTTGCCGTATCGACGATTGGTAGTCCATTACTGGGTTTTGCGGCTTTATTTATGCTGGGTTTTGGTTTATCCGCACCGCTTATCTTAATTGGTGCCACCCAAGGTAAAATTATGCCGAAAGCGGGCGCGTGGATGAACTGGGTCAAGCAAGGTTTTGCCTTATTGCTCTTTGCCGTTGCTTTATTATTAATTGAGCGCGTCTTTATCTCACCCGTGATGCTAATGGTATGGGCGTTATGGTTTATGGTTGTGGCGATGTGGGCGTGGAGTTGGTTGGGTAAAGGTCGTATGCTGACCCAAGCATTGGGATTAATCGCTGGTATTTGGGCAACTTGTTTAGTCATCGGCGCGGCGTTGGGTAACGATGATAGTTTGCATCCGTTGGCATCTTTAAGTGCTGCTCCGATGATGCAGACGACTGGTCAGCCAGCCATGAGTAATACAACAGATAAAACCGTCACGACGCTGCCTGAGTTAGATGCCATTATCGCCGCTAACCCTAAAGTGCTTGTCGATGTCACTGCTGAATGGTGTATCGAGTGCCGTATTATGGATAAAAACTTATTTCATAATCGTCCAGCGCAGATGCAGGATTGGCAGTTGGTGAGACTGGATATAACAGAAACTACTGACGATTCTAAAGCAATCTTAGCGCGCTATAAATTGTTTGGCCCGCCAGCATTGCTGTATTATCAAGATGGTCAGTTGACCAATCAACAAGTAGGTGAGATTGATCGTCCAGAATTTGAGCAAACGTTGACGATGCTTAATAACTGA
- a CDS encoding phospholipase A, whose amino-acid sequence MFSHITAQRRPKPLITARKNTLFQTRKHYLNIAVGLALTCFTVQVQAADKTQIDNELPVPEAAFEFEDYQVSQDANTAAQDRQVVSKEFIAQQAKLFFECTQVQTSAARLACFDKVAEEGKTPSYTTTKQPVDLAKTFQSTLSGNPQVVFVEEKSTIAGANNAATDSVARAPATNEGLDTVGLTQREAQVLENVGVTQKDIEKYTPLSLSYDLDKNSERGTWTVRPYRPTYVLPVFYTFDPNLDPSTPSQETESFTSNDIRNTELKFQLSLKTKVAEDLFDTSADLWFGYTQESHWQVYNEDNSRPFRATDYQPEIFLTQPVTADLPFGGRLRMLGAGAIHHSNGQDDPLSRSWNRAYLMAGAEWGKLSIVPRLWARVNSESSSSEDNPDIEDYMGYGDIKFLYDLPDQQSLSGTLRYNPSTNKGAAQVDYIYPLSENVNGFVQVFQGYGESIIDYNHENTSIGFGIVLNDWKGF is encoded by the coding sequence ATGTTTTCCCATATCACCGCACAGCGCCGCCCTAAGCCTCTTATTACAGCGCGCAAAAACACTTTATTTCAGACAAGAAAGCATTATTTGAATATTGCTGTTGGTCTAGCGCTAACCTGCTTTACCGTGCAAGTCCAAGCTGCCGATAAAACTCAGATCGATAATGAGTTACCAGTACCGGAGGCAGCGTTTGAGTTTGAAGATTATCAGGTGTCACAGGATGCCAATACAGCTGCGCAAGATCGCCAAGTAGTCAGTAAAGAATTTATTGCTCAGCAAGCAAAATTGTTTTTTGAATGTACCCAAGTGCAGACCAGTGCCGCACGTTTGGCTTGCTTTGACAAAGTGGCTGAAGAAGGTAAAACACCGAGCTACACCACAACTAAGCAGCCAGTAGATTTGGCAAAAACCTTTCAAAGTACGCTTTCAGGTAATCCGCAAGTTGTCTTTGTAGAAGAAAAATCTACCATTGCTGGTGCTAATAATGCCGCTACTGACTCAGTTGCGCGCGCGCCTGCTACTAATGAAGGTTTAGACACCGTTGGGCTAACACAAAGAGAAGCACAAGTTTTAGAAAATGTTGGGGTCACTCAAAAAGATATCGAAAAATATACACCGCTTAGTTTATCCTATGATCTCGATAAAAATAGTGAGCGTGGGACTTGGACCGTCAGACCATACCGACCAACCTATGTATTGCCAGTATTTTATACCTTTGACCCTAACCTAGATCCTAGCACGCCGTCACAGGAAACTGAGTCCTTTACTTCTAATGACATACGCAATACTGAACTAAAATTTCAGTTGTCTTTGAAGACCAAAGTTGCCGAAGACTTATTCGATACCAGTGCTGATTTGTGGTTTGGTTATACCCAAGAGTCACATTGGCAAGTTTATAACGAAGACAACTCGCGACCATTCCGTGCCACCGACTATCAGCCTGAAATATTTTTGACTCAGCCAGTGACCGCAGATTTACCTTTTGGTGGTCGTCTTCGTATGCTTGGTGCTGGTGCCATTCATCATTCTAATGGACAAGACGATCCGTTATCACGCTCATGGAACCGTGCTTATCTCATGGCAGGGGCAGAGTGGGGTAAGCTATCAATCGTACCGCGCCTGTGGGCTCGAGTGAATAGTGAAAGCAGCAGCAGTGAAGACAATCCAGATATCGAAGACTACATGGGTTACGGTGATATCAAATTCTTATATGATTTGCCTGATCAACAGAGCCTGAGCGGTACATTGCGCTACAATCCCAGCACCAATAAAGGGGCGGCGCAAGTCGATTATATTTATCCATTATCAGAAAATGTTAATGGCTTTGTGCAGGTTTTCCAAGGCTATGGCGAATCCATCATCGATTATAATCACGAAAATACCTCTATTGGTTTTGGTATCGTACTGAATGATTGGAAAGGTTTCTAA
- a CDS encoding PilW family protein, producing the protein MYIYSNRSHPYHTSPSSASGFTLIELMISLVLGLLISAAVIQVYIISTRTVTVQQGASEVQDSTIFALQTLEDQIRIANLGNPITNVNDTTRNGGIVLTGNNLGDSSYANTGYLTVSAGQTGTKGTNGWTGISNTNVASDQLTIQYKNITQNALFDCEGAEIVAGSSDWVIERYFVRPVAGKTAVTGSQNLVLACDAGRLSSAGVVSDLGDNGEVMIPAIDQFKVLLGTLTDVNNLTYLPSSIYLNLDKPLLTDKPAITTVKIGVIVRSSTPLVSSVDKTDFSVFGTAQTLKTENTKYYRRSYESTNLLRNARVMSVTGMTSSSK; encoded by the coding sequence ATGTATATTTACAGTAATAGAAGCCATCCTTATCACACTTCGCCTTCTTCTGCCTCAGGATTTACGCTTATTGAGCTGATGATTTCGTTAGTCTTAGGTTTACTGATATCTGCCGCAGTAATACAGGTTTATATCATTAGTACCCGTACCGTGACCGTACAGCAGGGCGCCTCAGAAGTTCAAGACAGTACAATATTTGCATTACAAACCCTAGAAGATCAGATTCGTATTGCCAATTTAGGAAACCCTATTACCAATGTTAACGACACCACAAGAAATGGTGGGATTGTTTTAACAGGTAATAATTTAGGAGACAGTAGCTACGCTAATACTGGTTATCTTACGGTCAGTGCTGGTCAGACAGGAACGAAGGGTACCAACGGTTGGACAGGCATATCAAATACGAATGTTGCTAGCGATCAGCTGACTATTCAATATAAAAATATTACGCAAAATGCTTTGTTTGACTGTGAGGGTGCAGAGATTGTTGCCGGTAGTAGCGATTGGGTTATTGAGCGCTACTTTGTGCGCCCAGTAGCAGGAAAAACAGCAGTAACAGGTTCACAAAACTTAGTGTTGGCTTGTGATGCGGGACGTCTGAGTAGTGCAGGTGTTGTTAGTGATTTGGGTGATAACGGTGAGGTAATGATACCCGCTATTGACCAATTTAAGGTGCTATTAGGGACGCTAACAGATGTAAATAATTTAACGTATCTGCCATCAAGCATTTATCTCAATTTAGATAAACCTTTACTCACGGATAAGCCTGCAATCACGACAGTCAAAATTGGTGTCATCGTTCGTAGTAGCACGCCACTAGTCAGTAGTGTAGACAAAACTGACTTTAGCGTATTTGGCACAGCACAGACATTAAAAACCGAGAATACTAAATATTATCGCCGCAGTTATGAGTCAACAAATTTATTGCGCAACGCTCGTGTTATGTCGGTAACTGGTATGACATCTAGTAGCAAGTAG
- the gspG gene encoding type II secretion system major pseudopilin GspG has translation MPISATRANKPLPMRNNQSGFTLIEIMVVIVILAILAGLVVPKVVGQSDKARVKTTETALATVSNALDMYKVDNSRYPTTAQGLEALTTPPAEAKNYPDGGYIKGGYPTDGWENEMQYVAPGSEGRPYDLFSLGADGQQGGEGQDADLYAQL, from the coding sequence ATGCCAATAAGTGCTACAAGAGCCAACAAGCCACTGCCTATGCGTAATAACCAGTCTGGATTTACTCTGATCGAGATCATGGTCGTGATTGTAATCTTGGCAATTCTTGCAGGCTTAGTTGTCCCGAAAGTGGTGGGACAAAGTGATAAAGCTCGCGTCAAGACTACTGAAACAGCGCTTGCTACAGTATCCAACGCCCTTGATATGTATAAGGTTGATAATTCGCGCTATCCGACTACCGCACAAGGTTTAGAAGCATTAACCACACCGCCAGCAGAGGCCAAAAACTACCCAGATGGTGGTTATATCAAAGGCGGCTATCCAACAGATGGCTGGGAAAATGAGATGCAATATGTCGCCCCAGGCAGTGAAGGTCGTCCTTATGATTTATTCTCGCTGGGTGCAGATGGACAGCAAGGCGGCGAAGGTCAAGATGCTGATCTTTATGCTCAATTATAA
- a CDS encoding ComF family protein: MRLLAPYQTGLWLAEYLDIRCQLCRVYRSTPQSQLSQNYLLSNISSLPTADSIPHSLNPLPNNPSFFANLRQQFNHRFNSGLLCSHCHDSIAWLPKPFNVDIASDTVLSIQTATYYEYPLRQAIRAFKHHEDMTKLPLLLHAIRQLPRPHGCHHDNSVIVAMPTTEQRLVKRGFDPVSILSAQLSKHWQIPLWHGVKRIDDTVSQQGLTRAERLSNLDNAFVLIEKPTVKRLLLFDDVATTGASLQALGRTLLTSAETVTISDIQANHKYHLSAYAVAHGNQS, from the coding sequence ATGCGACTTTTAGCGCCTTATCAAACCGGACTATGGCTGGCAGAGTATCTCGATATACGCTGCCAGTTGTGCCGTGTTTATCGCAGCACGCCACAATCTCAGCTATCTCAAAATTACCTCTTATCAAATATTAGTAGCTTGCCAACGGCTGATTCTATACCGCACTCTCTAAACCCCTTGCCAAACAATCCTTCGTTTTTTGCTAATTTGCGCCAGCAATTTAACCACCGTTTTAACAGCGGACTACTTTGCTCACATTGTCATGACAGTATCGCGTGGTTGCCGAAACCCTTCAATGTTGATATTGCTTCTGATACGGTTTTATCTATCCAAACGGCGACTTATTATGAGTATCCGCTACGTCAAGCGATCAGAGCTTTTAAGCACCATGAAGACATGACCAAATTACCGTTATTGTTGCATGCTATACGTCAGCTACCACGTCCTCATGGTTGTCATCATGATAATAGCGTGATTGTCGCTATGCCAACAACCGAGCAACGACTGGTCAAGCGTGGCTTCGATCCTGTCAGTATTTTATCGGCGCAATTGTCTAAGCATTGGCAGATACCTTTATGGCATGGTGTAAAGCGTATTGACGACACTGTCAGTCAGCAAGGGCTTACACGTGCTGAGCGCCTGAGTAATCTAGACAATGCTTTTGTTTTAATCGAAAAACCTACTGTGAAACGTTTATTATTGTTTGATGATGTTGCGACCACGGGTGCTAGTTTACAAGCATTGGGACGTACACTGCTTACCTCGGCTGAGACAGTCACCATTTCAGATATTCAAGCCAATCATAAATACCATCTTTCTGCCTATGCTGTGGCGCATGGAAATCAGTCTTAA
- a CDS encoding protein-disulfide reductase DsbD family protein, protein MFTNKLNSQAVITNKRVSKLPHALAIMSTSLMIGLSMASMSAQAAGLGELFANNGAAKSKFLPVDKAFQVISSTKATPKGTRLSINFDITPGHYVYKDQLTLSFPKGVSATPFTFSQSPVSIDDPTFGKVPVFTQKNMVATTTLTTNNGKGAKNAPIVIGWQGCAKAGLCYPPEKIKTTVDIAVTRK, encoded by the coding sequence ATGTTTACCAACAAACTCAACTCACAAGCCGTCATTACAAATAAACGAGTCTCTAAGTTGCCTCACGCACTTGCAATCATGAGTACTTCATTGATGATAGGGTTGTCAATGGCATCTATGAGCGCTCAAGCTGCAGGTTTGGGCGAGTTATTTGCTAATAATGGTGCCGCAAAATCGAAGTTTTTGCCTGTCGATAAAGCGTTTCAAGTTATTAGCAGCACTAAGGCCACGCCTAAGGGTACGCGCTTATCTATTAATTTTGATATTACGCCAGGTCATTATGTCTATAAAGATCAGCTTACTCTCAGTTTCCCTAAGGGCGTGAGTGCAACCCCCTTTACTTTTAGTCAGTCGCCAGTCTCCATTGACGACCCAACCTTTGGTAAGGTTCCCGTTTTTACCCAAAAAAATATGGTAGCAACCACGACTCTGACTACTAACAATGGTAAAGGCGCAAAAAATGCACCGATTGTCATTGGCTGGCAAGGCTGTGCAAAAGCTGGGCTATGCTATCCGCCAGAGAAAATCAAAACCACGGTTGATATCGCCGTGACACGCAAATAG
- a CDS encoding pilus assembly protein PilX, translating into MSNIPHHQSLKSSVSTQQGAVLIVVLLFLVLIILVGAIAVKQSTTDLRLATSDQINTLLLQSADNANQNIEQGVNGSSDAEVYTDMLSRGGPFGHFILDTNSAEHEYIFCFRPRGRFFDINKTTINTENGGNILGNDIGYCNPSTPADYVSDRNASMTQVNVSLTAPNASNEAFSSYTIGQDSSEISSQAFMFDITSTAILPAYSGKTDAAKDCFKKTSRVGTVTDAEDAIGGCMIEEGVPNTVLYEVANVENLSLRENCVDFGKGKGVVCTLPTT; encoded by the coding sequence ATGTCAAATATACCTCATCACCAGTCCCTTAAAAGCTCTGTATCAACACAGCAAGGCGCTGTACTAATTGTAGTGCTATTGTTTTTAGTGTTGATCATCTTGGTCGGTGCTATCGCGGTTAAACAAAGTACCACTGATTTGCGCCTAGCAACCAGCGATCAAATAAACACCTTGCTATTGCAATCGGCAGACAATGCCAATCAAAATATCGAGCAAGGGGTCAACGGTAGTAGTGATGCTGAGGTCTATACCGATATGCTATCGCGTGGCGGGCCGTTTGGACACTTTATTCTAGATACCAATAGTGCTGAGCATGAATACATATTTTGTTTTCGTCCACGTGGACGCTTCTTTGATATTAACAAAACCACCATCAACACAGAAAACGGCGGTAATATTTTAGGCAATGATATTGGTTACTGCAATCCATCAACGCCTGCCGACTATGTCAGTGATCGTAATGCGAGCATGACTCAAGTAAACGTTTCATTGACGGCGCCAAATGCTAGCAATGAAGCGTTTAGTAGTTACACGATTGGACAGGACAGCAGTGAGATATCAAGCCAAGCGTTTATGTTCGATATCACTAGTACTGCGATACTACCAGCCTATTCTGGCAAAACAGATGCTGCCAAAGACTGTTTTAAAAAGACCAGTCGAGTAGGAACAGTGACGGATGCTGAAGATGCTATTGGCGGCTGTATGATAGAAGAGGGTGTACCCAATACTGTGTTGTATGAAGTAGCAAACGTAGAAAACTTATCATTACGTGAGAACTGTGTCGATTTCGGTAAAGGGAAAGGCGTTGTTTGTACCCTTCCTACAACCTAG